The genomic window CTGAATTTAAGCTACAACCAATTAACACAGATACCAGAAGCAATCACCCGCCTGCAAAATTTAACTACCCTGTATTTACTCGACAACGAAATAACACAGATACCAGAAGTAATCACGCGCCTGCAAAATTTAACTACCCTAGATTTAAGCTACAACCAATTAAAACAGATACCAGAAGCAATCACCCGCCTACAAAATTTAACTACCCTGTATTTACGCGACAACGAAATAACACAGATACCAGAAACAATCACTCACCTGCAAAATTTAACTACCCTGTATTTACGCGACAACTATATCAAAAATGCACCACTAGAAGTTGTTGAAGAAGGCATTGATGCAATCAGAGATTATTTTCGACAATTGGCAGATGAAGGTACAAATTATTTATATGAAGCGAAGTTGTTAATTGTTGGCGAAGGAGGGGCAGGTAAAACAACTCTAGCCAAGAAAATTGAAGACGAAAATTACAAAATGAAAGAAGAAGACTCAACAAAAGGAATTGAGGTAATACAGTGGCATTTTGAAATAAAAACTGGGCAAAATTTTCGAGTCAATATCTGGGATTTTGGGGGACAAGAAATTTATCATGAAACACACCAATTTTTCCTCACCAAGCGTTCTTTGTATGCAGTGGTAGCAGATAATCGCAAGGAAGATACAAATTTTTATTACTGGTTGAATGTGGTGGAATTGTTGAGTGATAACAGTCCAGTATTAATTATCAAAAATGAGAGACAAGACAGGACTCGTGAAATCAACGAACCGCAATTACGGGGACATTTTAGCAACCTGAAGGAAACCTTAGCAACTAACTTTGCTACTAACCGAGGCTTACCAGAAGTATTGCGAGAAATCAAACATCATATTGCTTCTCTACCTCATATTGGCGCAGCACTTCCCAAAACCTGGGTAAGAGTTCGTGAAGCTTTAGAGAATGAATCACGTAACTATATTAGCTTAGATGAATATTTGCAAATCTGCCAAACACATGGTTTTACCCAACGCAAAGACAAATTACAATTAAGCAACTATCTCCATGATTTAGGTGTATGCTTACACTTTCAAGATGACCCAATTTTAAACAATATAGTTATCCTCAAACCCAAGTGGGGAACTGATGCAGTTTACAAAGTATTAGACGATAAACAAGTAATTAATAACTTAGGTAAATTCACTTGGCGAGACTTGCAAAATATTTGGCAGGAAGAACAATATGCCGCAAAGCAAGGTGAACTTCTACAACTGATGATTAACTTTAAGTTATGTTATGAAATTCCTAACAATCCTAAAAATTATATCGCTCCTCAACTATTAACAGAAAAACAACCCAAGTATAACTGGGATAAACATAATAATCTTATTTTGCGCTACACTTATGACTTCATGCCCAAAGGAATTATTACTCAGTTTATAGTTTCTATAAATCAGTTAATTGATCAACAAAAATATGTCTGGAAAAGTGGCGTTATTCTCAGTCAAGACCAGACTAAAGCAGAGATAATTGAATATTACGACCAACGAAAAATTAAAATTCGCGTTACAGGGTTACATAAAAGAGACTTATTGACCTGCGTCACCCACGAAATTAATAAAATTCATGCTTCATATAAACAACTCAAATTTGATAAACTAATTCCTTGTAATTGCTCAGTTTGTAAAAATCAGCAAAATCCACACTTTTATAAATTTGATAATTTAAGAAATCGTATTGCTAAACAAAAATATGATGTTGAGTGTGATATTAGCTTTGAAAAAGTAAATGTCTTGCAATTAATTGATGATGTCATGGACAAAAATCAGTTAAATCAAGAGGAGAAACAAAGACAAAACAGCAACGTAACTCATATTTATAACCAGATAAATGCAAATACTTTAAAACTGCAACAAGGAAATAATATTATGAACCAACCTCCCGATAGTGAAGAAAAATCTAAACCTCAAGAGGAAGTTAAACTTTCTTTTGCTTTTAGGAATGGAATGTTTTATTTATTCATATTCGTAGTAGTATTTTGTTTAATGACATTTTTTGGTGGCACATTACCATTTCATTATTTAGTTTTAATAATTCTAGGCACAGCAATATTTATCATTCTCATTGGTGTTCTGCAATTAAGGCAAGATGACCGACTCTCAGAAACATCCTTTGTCAAATTAATCAAAATGGTGCTGAAACAGTTTCCTTTAATTGGCAATTTCATAGAGATGTTCCAGCGTAAATAATATAACTCTAGTTCGAGGAAAGCTTACCCCAACCCCTTACTTTATAGGGCTAGTGTATTTATCCCGCCTCGGAATCAATTCCGAGTCTAATAGTGCAAGTCCTCTCAAGAGGACTCAAAGAAAAATTCCATCTAGTCCACTTGAGTGGACTTTGCTATATAGCGTTTCCTAATCACATGGGTATATCATAGCCCCCTCCTTGCTTGCTCTTAGGGGGTTGGGGGTGGGGTTCTTGTACCTCACTATATCTCTAAACCACTGCTCAGTGCGATCGCCCATTGCTTGTTGAGAATATTCTACCTCAGCCTGTTGACGACAAGCACGGCGATCGATTTTATCTAATTGTGCGATCGCATTCACCAATCCGTCAACGCTATCTGGTTCTACTAAAAAGCCCGTTTCACCATCTTTGACAATTTCCGTGAGTCCCCCACGACGATAAGCAATCACAGGTACACCACAGGCTAACGCCTCAATCGCCACATTACCGAAAGCTTCTACCCAACGCGGTGTAACTAATAACGCCCGACATTTACCTAATTCCTGTTGTAGTTGCTCAGTGGGGAGAAAGCCTACATATTCTATGGGAGCATTGGGATATTGTTGCAAAATTTCTTGCCAATATTGTTCATTTTGTTTAAACCCAAAGATTTTTAGGGTAAATCCGGTAATTTGCGCTGCTGCTACTGCATCTTCTAAAGCTTTTTCCGGTGCAATTCTACCTACCCAAGCCAAGGAATCACCGGGTTCACCACAGAAATCATAAATCGATAAGTCCATTCCATTAGCTAAACAACGACATTCCTCTGCAAAAGTAAACGTCTGTGCTTGTGTCAGTGAATGAACGCCAATCGTACCAGGAAAGTTAGTTGCTATTTGCTCAAGTATGCCGTCCATTGCATCGGTTAAAGAACCCATGCTAATTAAATGAGCGATGGGACGGCTAAAAAATGGAGTCAGATATAAAGGTAGCCAATCATAGGCAAAGTTGACGATTAAATCATAATCTGTCTGAACTTGGTGAGCATAGTCCCACATATTCGCCAAGACAGAATTTTTCGGCAAAATAATTGGCTCATCACGAGTCTGAGTTTGCGCTGGTGTCTGCACTTCACCGGAAATTTCTACAACTGACACATTTTTTACTACTGACCCACTAGGAGCTACTATTTTTACAGTATGTCCGCGTCGGCTCATTTCCTGGACAATATTGCTGAGAGTCAGTTCTACACCGCCTCCCACACCCGAACCAATCGCACCCACAGGGGTAGATAACATTAGCAACTTGAGCAAATTACTTTGATCTATAGTCATGGTATTTATGAATAACACTTAGTGTAGGATATTACTCTTATGGGCTATGCTAAATTTTGATTTTTGCACAAATTATTGATGAAATCGACTATCTTACCTGAACCTCTCAAAAGAGGAGATTTATTGCGAGTGATTGCGCCTAGTGGTGCTTTGCGAGAATTTGCAGACTTTGAGCGCGGTCTAGAAATCTGGCGATCACGCGGTTATTATATAGAAGTTACCTCTGATATTGATCAGCGTTGGGGATATTTAGCAAACACAGATAAAAACCGCCGTCATCAATTAGCTACTGCTTGGCAAGATCCCGATTGTCGCGGTATTCTCTGTGCTAGAGGTGGTTTTGGTAGCACTCGCATCTTAGAAAATTGGCATTGGCAAGTTAAATCGACTCCTAAATGGCTGATTGGCTTTTCTGATATCACAGCTTTATTATGGAGTCTTTACAACGCAGGTATATCTAGTGTTCACGGCCCTGTCCTGACGACATTAGCCGATGAGCCAGATTGGTCAATTGAGCGTTTATTCAATTTTTTAGAAGGACGACCCCTCACACCACTTCAAGGTTGTGGTTGGGGTGGAGGTGTGGCTACTGGTCTATTACTTCCAGGAAATCTCACAGTGGCTACCCATCTTTTAAGCACAGCCATTCAACCTAATTTTGATGGTGTAATTTTAGCCTTAGAAGATGTCACAGAAGCACCATACCGCATCGACCGGATGCTAACGCAGTGGCGTTTAAGTGGTCTTTTAGCCAAAGTTAGCGGTATTGCTTTAGGTGGTTTTACTAAATGCGAAGCACCTACAAATATACCCAGCTTTAGTGTAGAGGAAGTTGTGCGCGATCGCCTGGGTGATTTGGGTATTCCCATTGTTTCTGACTTACCATTTGGTCATGACAGTCCTAATGCAGCCTTACCTGTGGGTGTATTGGTCACTTTAGACGCAGATCAAGGTACATTAACCAATCACCATTGACCTTTTTTATTTTTAATTCTCATCAAAATAAATTAACGTACTATTCCTTTACTATTTGGTGCGAGCGATCGCATCATTTCAGTGATTTTAGCTTTTGCGTAGCATCCTGCGCTTATTGCACAGCTTGGTATAGTATACTCTGAAGTGCCTGGAGGATGAAGACATTATTTCAAATTTGAAGCAGGATATTTTTAATGAAAATTGCTATTGTTGCTTGGGGTTACAACCCCAAACCCCCGTTATCGAATTCTATTTACACTTTGATGTATGAATACAAATCCTGTTTAGATGAATTAGGTTATGAAGTAGATATTTTAAATGAAAAAGATCCCGAAAAAGTCATAGAATACATAAACAATAGTAATTATGACTTCGTGCATTCCCACGCCTACAACTTTGTTGATGTATTTAATCATAAGCTCAAACAAAAGTATTGTTTCACCTCCCATTATGGTTATTTATTGAAAGAAAGTAGATGGGATGAAGAATTTCGCCAAGTATTTAAAAGTTATATAGATGCACCTGGTATAATTACACCTTCTAATTTTTCAAAAGATTTTTTTATCAACAAGGGATATGCAGGATTTCTGAGATGTCAACCTAACGGTATTGATACCAACAAAATCAACTTTAAAAAAAAGGGAAATAACAAAGCAGTGTGTTTAGGTTGGATTCAACCAAGGAAACAACAAAGATTACTAGCAGAAATCATAGATGGGAAGTTAAGTTTAGATTTTGTTGGGCCTTTAGATGACCCTGATTTTATAGAAGGAAGTACAACAAAACATTTAGGTATCTGGAGTTTAGAACAAGTTTACGAGAATCTCACAGATTATAGTTGTTTGGTTTTAATTAGTGATGG from Nostoc sp. UHCC 0870 includes these protein-coding regions:
- a CDS encoding COR domain-containing protein, whose protein sequence is MLITPQSVQQEIQEAKEKHLKKLDLSGLCLTEIPDEVFELEWLDILIVSCNQLTQIPEAITCLQNLTTLDLSDNGLTQIPEAITRLQNLTILDLRSNGLKQIPEAITRLQNLTTLNLSYNQLTQIPEAITRLQNLTTLYLLDNEITQIPEVITRLQNLTTLDLSYNQLKQIPEAITRLQNLTTLYLRDNEITQIPETITHLQNLTTLYLRDNYIKNAPLEVVEEGIDAIRDYFRQLADEGTNYLYEAKLLIVGEGGAGKTTLAKKIEDENYKMKEEDSTKGIEVIQWHFEIKTGQNFRVNIWDFGGQEIYHETHQFFLTKRSLYAVVADNRKEDTNFYYWLNVVELLSDNSPVLIIKNERQDRTREINEPQLRGHFSNLKETLATNFATNRGLPEVLREIKHHIASLPHIGAALPKTWVRVREALENESRNYISLDEYLQICQTHGFTQRKDKLQLSNYLHDLGVCLHFQDDPILNNIVILKPKWGTDAVYKVLDDKQVINNLGKFTWRDLQNIWQEEQYAAKQGELLQLMINFKLCYEIPNNPKNYIAPQLLTEKQPKYNWDKHNNLILRYTYDFMPKGIITQFIVSINQLIDQQKYVWKSGVILSQDQTKAEIIEYYDQRKIKIRVTGLHKRDLLTCVTHEINKIHASYKQLKFDKLIPCNCSVCKNQQNPHFYKFDNLRNRIAKQKYDVECDISFEKVNVLQLIDDVMDKNQLNQEEKQRQNSNVTHIYNQINANTLKLQQGNNIMNQPPDSEEKSKPQEEVKLSFAFRNGMFYLFIFVVVFCLMTFFGGTLPFHYLVLIILGTAIFIILIGVLQLRQDDRLSETSFVKLIKMVLKQFPLIGNFIEMFQRK
- a CDS encoding S66 peptidase family protein, with product MKSTILPEPLKRGDLLRVIAPSGALREFADFERGLEIWRSRGYYIEVTSDIDQRWGYLANTDKNRRHQLATAWQDPDCRGILCARGGFGSTRILENWHWQVKSTPKWLIGFSDITALLWSLYNAGISSVHGPVLTTLADEPDWSIERLFNFLEGRPLTPLQGCGWGGGVATGLLLPGNLTVATHLLSTAIQPNFDGVILALEDVTEAPYRIDRMLTQWRLSGLLAKVSGIALGGFTKCEAPTNIPSFSVEEVVRDRLGDLGIPIVSDLPFGHDSPNAALPVGVLVTLDADQGTLTNHH
- a CDS encoding glycosyltransferase, translated to MKIAIVAWGYNPKPPLSNSIYTLMYEYKSCLDELGYEVDILNEKDPEKVIEYINNSNYDFVHSHAYNFVDVFNHKLKQKYCFTSHYGYLLKESRWDEEFRQVFKSYIDAPGIITPSNFSKDFFINKGYAGFLRCQPNGIDTNKINFKKKGNNKAVCLGWIQPRKQQRLLAEIIDGKLSLDFVGPLDDPDFIEGSTTKHLGIWSLEQVYENLTDYSCLVLISDGEVAPLVILEALAAGLCIVISESASANLHTKEFIKVLPDDILTNATPENKTIISETIIEMIEKNSTYRQEIATYAKENFDFSHLIKNYIQIIDEFNSFT
- a CDS encoding glycosyltransferase family 4 protein produces the protein MTIDQSNLLKLLMLSTPVGAIGSGVGGGVELTLSNIVQEMSRRGHTVKIVAPSGSVVKNVSVVEISGEVQTPAQTQTRDEPIILPKNSVLANMWDYAHQVQTDYDLIVNFAYDWLPLYLTPFFSRPIAHLISMGSLTDAMDGILEQIATNFPGTIGVHSLTQAQTFTFAEECRCLANGMDLSIYDFCGEPGDSLAWVGRIAPEKALEDAVAAAQITGFTLKIFGFKQNEQYWQEILQQYPNAPIEYVGFLPTEQLQQELGKCRALLVTPRWVEAFGNVAIEALACGVPVIAYRRGGLTEIVKDGETGFLVEPDSVDGLVNAIAQLDKIDRRACRQQAEVEYSQQAMGDRTEQWFRDIVRYKNPTPNPLRASKEGAMIYPCD